Sequence from the Bacillus thuringiensis genome:
CTTTATCTCCGTCAACAGCTCAATCATTTTCTCATTTTGCTCCACTTGTTTCTCAGAGTTTTGATAGATGAAACGAACCCATCTAAGTGCAAGAATAATAAGAAACAACGGAAGCATTGAAATTAGAAAGCCGATAATTGAAAAATTTGTATACATATACATCACCTCGCTGTGTACACTTTCTACATTTCCCCACTAAAACCTTCCATTTTTTACAAATTAAAAAAAGAACCTATCAAACGATAGATTCTTCTTTCGCGAACTGAGTAGAACGTCCTCTCGTAATCGAGAAAATTGCACAAAGCAGCGCTAATATAATAAAGCCGCCTCCTACCCAAGCATTATATATAACAGACGATTTCTCAATAACAACTCCGCCTACTGTTGAACCGAGCGCAATTCCTAAGTGAAGGGCAGAGTTATTTAAACTTTGCTGAATACCAGCTGATTCTGGTGCAATTTCAATTAAATAATTTTGTTGTGCTGGCGAAATAGCCCAGCTCAGCATACTCCAAAGTCCCATCATAATAATGAACAGCGGGAATGAGAATGTCATTAATGGCAATAGGAAGATCGCACATGCAAATACGATAATGATGGAAATAATACTTTTCTTCGATCCCCATTTATCAGCAAGAAAGCCCCCGAGGCCACCTCCAAGTACCGCCGCAATTCCGAAAATGAAGTAAAATACACTAATCCAATTCGCTTCCACATGCATCACATCTTTTAAGAAAGGCGTTAAATATGCATATAGTGTTAAATGACCCGTTAAAAATAAAAATGATGTTAACTGTGCACTGACAATTTTTTTATCTTTTAACGTAGCAATTTGTTCTCTTATCGATAACACTGATGTCGGTGGTACTTTCGTTAAGAATAATGAAATACAAGCAATTGCCATAACTGTTAAAATCGAAATTAATACAAATGGTGCACGCCATCCATATGCGTTTCCAAGTACAAGACCAAGCGGTACTCCAAGTACGAGCGATCCACTAATCCCCATAAAAATGATTCCTATTGCTCGCGCACGAAAGTGCGGTTCTACAACGCTAGAAGCAAGTGTTACTGACAGTGCAATAATAAGCGAACCACTCGCCGCACAAATCACCCTTGAGAACATTAACATCCCGTAATTCACACTAAATGCTGAAATGATATTTCCGATTAAGAAAATTGATAATGCCCCAACATATAATGTTTTTCTTTCAAACTTCCCTGTTAACGCTAATAAAACAGGACCTGATAAAGCAAATACTACTGAAAATATTGTTATAAGCTGACCAGCTGCACTAATAGAAACTCCTAAATCATTGGCAACTAAATCGAGCGTTCCTCCTATAATTAGCTCAACCGTTCCGACTACGAAAGCCGCGATAGCTAAAATATACACACGAAAATTCAAGTCTTTCCCCACGCTTTCTATTTTGGTTACTACGACTATAGTAACCAAAATAGAAACTGTAAGCAAGTACATTTTTTTTACAGTAAAAAAGGTAGACGTATTATACGCCTACCTTTCAATCATGACACTTCAGTTTTGTTCTTCTTATTTAAATACCAATATACCGGTAGTCCCGTAAACACAATTCCAATTGATAAGAAACAACTTACTGGATCATTTATAATTGCACTACCAATTACAAAGAATGAACCTAAAATTGCAACGATTGGTACGATTGGGAATAACGGTACACTGTATGCACGCTCTTTATTTTTATTACGTTTTCTTAAAATGAAGACACCAATAAACGTCATTACATAGAAAATATAAATAATGAATACGGAAATCTCAGATAGCTTATTCGGATCACTAATAATCATTAAAATAATTCCTAAAATGATTTCAACAGTAATCGCATTTGCTGGTGTTTTAAATCTTGGACTTTCCTTTGCAATAAACTTAGCAAATGGAAGTTGTCCACGTTCTGCCATCGACATTGGGATACGTGGGAACGTTAAAATCTTTCCATTTAAACAACCGAAAATAGAAACGATAATACCAATACTAATAATTTTCCCACCATATTCTCCAAGTAGCATTCCTGCAGCTGTCGCTGTTGCATTTTCTCCAAGGTCTACAATTTGTGTTGCTGGTAATACATTCAGTAACGCCAAATTAATTAATACGTAAGCAGCTGTTACAATTAAAATCCCAACTGTCATAGCTTTCGGTAATAACTTTGTTGGATTCTTCATTTCTCCACCAATCGAAGCAAGTAAAATCCAGCCGTCATAAGCAAATAACGTTGCTAAAATTGCCATCCCGATACTTTGATTTTCTGATATTGGCACAACTACGTTAAAGATATCGCTATTTCCTTTCCAAAAACCTAACACAACAATTAATACGATTGGAATCATTTTCCCGATTGTCGTAATCGTTTGAACGATACCTCCGTATTTTGTTCCCATACTATTTACAACGCCAAGGAACACAACTGTTCCAATTGCGATTGGTAAATTCCATACTTTATCTAAATAGAAAAAATTAATCATTAAAGAACTAAAGTATAACCCTAATGTTCCAATAATAGCTGGTCCATACACAATCGTTTGCATCCAGCCTGATAAATATCCCCAAAAACTTCCGTAAATCTCCTCTAAATACGTATACAACCCACCATTTTTCGGGATTTGCGCTCCAATTTCAGCTACTGTTAAACCACTTGCTAACGTCAACAGACCACCAATTACCCAAGCAAGAATCGCCATATTAGAACTCCCTGAGTAATCTAATACGCTCCCCGGTTTCATAAACACACCAGATCCAATAATCGTTCCTACTACGATAGAAAGTGCTACCGTTAAACCAATTTTGTTCTTCTCATCATGATGCATGCTGCGTATCCTCCTTCCAATCCTAGTGTGATGCAAAAATGAAATAAAAAAACACTCCTCCCTAAAAAAGGGACGAGTGTTATATTCGTGGTTCCACCCTTGTTTCAATTCGTAAAGTAACACACTTCACCAATTTCTCAAGTCTACATAACGGTTTTTGCCGGCAAGCAATTACTAGATGTTCGTTCACTGCTGCAGTTCAGAGGTGGTAATCTATTTTTTCGTATTAGGAAGCTCACAGCCAAAGGCTTCCCTCTCTGAGAATCGTAAAAAATTGATCGTGTCCTCATCATCACTTCTTGATGTCGAATTTTGTAGTTATTGTTCATTATATTGAATTGTTAGAAAAAATCAATATTTTTTTTTATATAACATACGAAATATTTCTCTTCTTATATTATAACAGAAGTTACGCCACTTCTCTAATTCCCTAAAAATGGTATAATCCATATAGGAGGTGCACCAATAATGATTGCTGTTTTTTGTATCATCGCTACATTTCTTTCTGTTCTATTCGCTATCATGTTCAGGCACAAGTATCCTGGTTATAGCATTTTAGCGGTAGCTATTATACCAGCTGTTTCCTTCTACGTATTAGGTAAATATCAATACACGGAAGTGTTTATCGGTTTTGCAATCTTCTACTGCGTCTTTGGATACATACTAACAATGAAAAGAATTTCAATGCCTCATTAAAAGGGACCGATTTCTACTTATAGAAATCGGCCCTTGCACGTACCTTCCGGTTGCCCACACGAAAGATACGACTTCATTCAATTATTTCTCATCTTTTTTCATAAAAAACTTATGGTGCGGTAAATCAACATTCAATGCCTCTAATTGTTTCTTTTCATTGTCTAAAATCGCTTTTGCTTTTGTTTTTGTTGCTTCATCTAATCCCGCAAAGATGTCTTCACGCTTCTCTTTCTCTGGAAGTTTCACACCTAATTTTGTTAATTCTTCTTTTGCTTGCTCATGCGTTAATTTTCCAGATTTCTTTTGCTCTAAAATCGCTTTTGCTTTTGTTTTTGTTGCCTCATCTAATCCCGCAAAGATGTCTTCATGCTTCTCTTTCTCTGGAAGTTTTACACCTAGTTTTGTTAATTCTTCTTTTGCTTGCTTATGCGTTAGTTTGCCGGACTTTTCTTGTTCAAAAATTGACTTCGCTTTCTCTTTCGCCTGTTCATCTAAGTTAGCAAGCATGTCTTTACGCTTACCCTTCTCCGGCATTTTCACACCTAATTTCGTTAATTCCTCTTGCGCTTGTTCTCGTGTTAATTTTCCGGATTTCTCTTGCTCTAAAATTGACTTCGCTTTCTCTTTCGCCTGTTCATCTAAGTTAGCAAACATGTCTCCATGCTTACCTTTCTCCGGCATTTTCACGCCTAACTTTGTTAATTCCTCTTTTGCTTGTTCACGTGTTAGTTTTCCGGATTTCTCTTGTTCTAAAATGGACTTCGCTTTTTCTTTCGACTGATCATCTAATCCTGCGAACATGTCTTTACGTTTCTCTTTTTCAGGAAGCTTAACACCTAGTTCCTCTAGCTGTTTCTTTGTATCGTCCATAATCGTTTTTACTTTTTGTTTTGTAGCATCATCTAAATCTTTTTTCACCGTTTTTGTAGCTTGCTCAGCTGCTGAAGTATTCGTTGCCGCGAATGCCGGAATACCGACTCCTCCAATGATTCCGAATGATACAGCACCTGCAATCGCTAAATACCCTACTGTTTTCTTCTTCATAGGAAATTTCCTCCTTCATAGTTCTAAAGCATGTACACTTTCGTATACAATGCTTATCCTAATGTTGGTTTCTTAAAATTTCCTTAACACCTTAACAAAAAAACACCGCTCATCATGAGCGGTGTCTCTCTATGCATTTTGTAATTGTACTTCTTCGCGTTCCATTATTTTTCTTAATACGATTGTTTGCATCATTGTAAATAAGTTACCTGTTATCCAGTACAACACAAGTCCGGATGGCGCCGCAAATCCCATAAATAGAATCATTGCCGGCATCATAATTTGCTGTATTTTTAGCATTTGTACTTGTTCTCCAGGCGTACTATTCGATTGGAAAATTTTCATCTGAATAAATGTCGTTAACGCTGCAATAATCGGTAATATATGATAAGGATCTGCATGTCCTAAGTTCACCCATAAAAATGTAGATGTGCGAATCTCTTCTGTTCGGCTAATCGCATAATACAAAGCAGAAAAAATCGGCATTTGTATTAATAGTGGCCAGCAACCAGCAAGTGGATTCCAACCGCCTGATTTCATTAGTTCTGACATTTCTTTTTGATACTGTTTTTGTTTTTCAAGGTCTTTGCTTACATCACCGTGTTTTTTCTTTAGCTTCTGTAATTCAGGTTGCATTTTTTTCATTTTCGCTTGGCCACGATATTGCGAAACAGCTAATGGAATCATCGCTGAACGAATAACGAGCGTCATAATAATGATGGCAATCCCGAAGCTTCCACTCGGTATATGATGAGCAACAAATTGAATCATATACGAGATTGGATATACGAAATAATGGTTCCAAATTCCCGTACTATGTGAATCGATTGTGCCTGCATTACTGCAGCCAGATAAAACAAAAACAAGTACTACTGATAAACTAATGAGCGCAGCTCGGTATGATTTTAACATGTTCATTCCTCCAATGTTTCGTAATTATTTAGCGAAACATTGGTGTATACGGACCGACCTCATCATTCTCTTCACTTGATTCTTGTCTGCGTACAGAACGAATCATTCCATATTTATAAAAAATAGAAAATAGCGGTACATTCCCTGCACTATCTTCACACGTATCAACTAACGCAAAAGCTCTTTGTCTACCGCTTGATGCTTGCTGACGCACAAAGCGAGAAACGTTAGCAAGGAAGAAAACTTCTAATAAACAAAGTGCTGTCGTTACAAACGATATATATAGAATTGCATCCTGCAATAAAAATTCCATCGCTTCACATCCTTAATAAGGTCATTTTAGCACATTCGGCAAACATTCTCTATTTCCTTTTATCGTCAAAAAAGTATTTTGCATATTTTCTCAAGAAAACAATAATTAAGAAACATTGTATTCGCTTTCTTTAGTATATTCACACACATCAATGAATAGGCTTGATTTATTAGAAATTTATAAAATTTTCGTATTATAATAAAACTATTGCCAGTTTTTGAAAAAACCTTTATTCTCTTCATGTAATCAAAAATGAATATGGAGATGAAACATACTATGGGTCAACTAGGAGACGCCGATTACGTTCCCGACACCGCCTTTTTATCCTTCCCAGCAGCTAAAACATTTCACTTAGAATTTATCATACAGTTGGTTGTTATTTTCGTAGCTTCTATTTTGTATGCAATTTCTATGAATATGTTCTTTATCCCGCATAATATGATTAGCGGTGGATTCGCTGGTGTAGGGATGATTATCGGTTATTTAATGCACTACAATATCGGTGCACTTATCTTTTTACTAAACATTCCTCTTCTTATTTTAAGTCACTTTTACTTAGGAAAGAAGACAACCTTTTTAACAGCGTACTTTGTAGCTGTATCATCTTTAGCGATGAACATTATCCCGGTACACCAAGTTTCAGACGATATTTTACTTTCTTCTGTATTCGGTGGTGTCATCTGCGGAGCAGCTTCAGGAATTATATTCCGATTTGCTTCTTCAACAGGCGGTTTTGATGTCGTTGGATTGATTGTAGCGAAACATCGAGATATTTCGATTGGAGCAATCATCTTTGGATTCAACTTAATCTTACTTGTTGCAGCAGGATTTATTTTCGGATGGGATATTACGCTTTATACGTTAATTAGTCGGTTTGTAGTCAGCAAAGTAATTGATGCCGTGCATACAAAACATATTAAATTAACGATAATGACAGTTACAGAAAAAGGTGAGGAAATAAAAAGCGCACTATTACATCACGGCATACGCGGGGTGACAATGGTAGACGCTGTCGGCGGCTATACAAACCATAAGAAAAAAATGATTTACACTGTCGTGACTCGATATGAGTTAGGCGAAATGAAACGTATTATCCGTCAAGTGGATAACAAAGCATTCATGAATATTACTGAAACAGTTGAAATTGTCGGCCGTTTCAAACGTATATAAGAAAGCGCAAGGGACTAATATTCCTTGCGCTTTTTATTTTTTACACTTATTACAAAATCAGATAATTCTATTATTGTGTCCCTAAATGTGTTATAATGAAAACAGACTCACAAAAAAAGAGTATATAGACTTGGAAGTTTCTCATATTTTACAAGCAAAAAGAAACGAGAAGTCGGGTATATTTCAGACACCATACACGTAACGGTTTAAACAACCGATCATCTTAGTTACTCTTCAATGATCTTTTTATAAAAAGATACGTACAATTAAAACTCACTTCAATATACTATACCTACCTTTTTGACTTCCAAATCATCTTATTACATAGGGAGATGAACATATGAATCAATATATACGATATACAATAGCTGTCCTGTTTGCTATTATCGGCGGAACAATCTGCTTTTGGACAAACACTCAGCTTGGAGAGAATATCATTTTTAATGGAATCGAAACACTTGTAAGCGCTTCAATTTTAGGCGGATACATTTACTTCCTCTTCAATCCAGAAGAGAATGCGCAAAAAACAATGTTATTAACAATGATCGGGATCGTTGGCGGATGTATTTCCTACTCAATGACTAACTATACATTACCACTTCAATTAAGCTCAGCTTTCTTCCACGGTCTATGGACTTGGTTCATTGCCTTCTGCCTAGCAGACGTATTCAACCTATTACAAGACAATGAAGAAGATCGCGGTCGCCAAATTGAAAGTAACTCGTAAGCTGGAAGATATTCTTCCAGCTTTTTTATGTTGTTTTGCATACCACAGCATCATAATAAAAAGAAGCTACCCTACGGCAACTTCTTTTCCACATACCCCACTTCGTATTCACTAAAATATATCAACGATTTTTCAAATATATCAATCGTTTCTCCACTTATATCAACGATTTTTTCATTATATCGGCGATTCGACACAAGATACCAATTAAACGACAACCTTCGACACTCGAAACGCACAACATACCCTATCCCCCAAGCAATTTACTGCCGAACTCTACGATTAAAAAGATAACTAATAGGATCGCGAGTATCTTTAATGCTACATACGCTACTTTAAAAACAGCATAAATGAGCAAGACTATTAAAATAATCGTTAAAATTTCCATCTAGAATTCCTCCAAGCTTTGCTCTTCATATCTTATTTTACTCGCCCCACACTTTTTATGGAACGGCATAAAACGACATAGAAAAAAGAGGATACCTCACCCATCGTAAGATACCCTCTCTTTCAGCTGCTCAAACCATTCTCTCTCTAATTGTAAATATCCCATTTCACTATTCTCAGCGCTCTTCAATTCTTTATCCGCTTTCCTCATATAAACGTTGGAAGCTTCCATATCGCCCTCTACATATTTCACAATTCCTTGTGTACGATAATACCCATGTAAGTCTATTTTTGTAATAGCCTTCCCATGTTCCTTCGCTTCTTGTAGAGAAAGACTATCCAGCTGATACAGAGATTTATATAAAAGATACCAACTATGAAAACTACTAACGAAATATTTGTTTTCTTTCGTTACAGGTAGTTGAACAATTGGTTCTATATATGGTATCGCTCTTTCCATTCCCTTTTGATCAGCTCTGGCACAAAAGACGAGCATAAGTCCGCTCATTATATCTCTTATACTTTTATTTTCTTTTAATTTTTCCTCACTAAGTTCTATTAATCTCTTATCCCAATCTTTCGGCCTTTTATAACTAAATAACTCACTTGATACTTGAATATTATATAAATGCTGCTTCGCCTTTTCATCATCTTTAATTAAAATAAGAAATTGCATACCATCACTCAAAAACGTTCCTTTTATCGGTACGATTGTAGCTGCAAAAATGACAAAGTGTAAAACAGAAAAATATAAGAGATATTGATAATAACTCACCATGTATATGTAACCGAAAGTAATACCAAATAGTAAACTCGTAATCGGTCCACCTAAAGTGAGCCATGCCCATTTTTTCGAAAGATTCGGTGTCTCTATAGAAGGAGGCACTAGCATCGCCACGCCTCCAAAGTACATCCACAATTTATTTTCACGAATGCGTACTTTCCCCTTCTCTTTTTGAAAAGTAATCGGCCCTACTGTCATAAATTTAAAATTCAAACCACCTATTAAACCAAACACTACATGTCCTAGCTCATGAATAGCTAGCACCAATAAAAAAATTCCAAATAATGCCCATATATCCAACATTACTTCTAATTTCTCAGTTCTGATTACTCCGTATAAAATGGACAAAACTAACGCCGCCGTCATAGAACCAGCTGGCCTTCTTAAAATATCCACCTTTTTCTCCCCTTAATAAATCATTTTTCTCTGCATTTCGTACATAAACTTTCCAAGATGCAATATCCAAATAAATGAGATTAAGCCAATTAATACAAAGTCGATATCACTAGCCGCCGTATATATAACGGCAGCCCACCATACATATGCCAATATTGTATTCGTAAATTCATATGCTTTATATCCAGCCTCATGCACAATGTGCTTTAATCCTTCATCTGCGTTTTTCGTCCACATTTTCATAGATTCCATATATGTTACACCTTGTTCAGGGTATAGCTTATTATAACGATTTTTTGTTATGAGCCCACTAATCACTACAATAGTTAAACAAACAATAGAAGCTACTAAATTCCACACTGCAAATGAAACATTTGTATCCTGCAACAGTGCACGTCTACATGCAATAACTGCATATACAAACCATGCCTGCGTAACTATATCACCTACACGTAAATATATACTTATAATGCCTAATTTTCTGCCTTGCACACTCTCTTCTTCATCGCGTGCCTCCGCTAACATACGTGTATTCTTCCAAGTGTAATACATCATTATCATTCCAAAAAGAGTACATACACCTATAAATGTATTAGATGATAATTTTCTCGGTTCATCCGAGAGTAAATTTAAAGCTATATACGATGTTAAAAAGCCACCGATCATACTTAATGCCATTTTCCCCACAAAATCAAATTGTTTTTTTCGTTTACTCTTCATCATCCTCTTCCCCCTCCACTAACGTGAATATTTCCTCCACTGGTACATTGAAAATGTGTGCGATTTTTAACGACAATACGATAGATGGTGCATAATCCCCGCGCTCAATTAAACTAATCGTTTGCCGTGATGAGCCAATCGCTTTCCCTAAATCCCCTTGTGATAAACGATGCTTTGCTCGCAATTCCCTCACTCGATTTTGAAGCTTCATGTCTTCCCTCTTTTTCATTTATTTAATTAAAATTGTAAATAATATCCTTATCATTGTCAATTATAATTGTCATTTTGACGTTAATAATTTACAATTATAACCTATTGAATTTTAAACTAAGAAACAAACAAAAACTTATTAAAATAAAAAAGGCAGTGCTTTTGCACTGCCTTCCTAAATTCTGACATAGAATGGATTTCATATTAGCTTGCGTTTTGTAGTAATACTCGTTTTAACTGCTTACGGAAACGAATACCTAACGTAACCGCTACAATCACAATAACTCCAATAATGATTTTACCGATATGACCTTCTAGCACTCCAAAAATATCATGTAAGTTTCCACCTAACCAGTAACCACCGATTAAGAAGAATGATACCCAAAATAGAGCACCTGAGTAAATTGTAATTGCAAAGCGACGGAATGGTAAGTTAATAATTCCTGCAAAGTACCCTGTAAAATGACGTACACCAGGAATAAAGAAACCGATAAAAATTAGGAAGTATCCATACTTATCAAACCACATTCTTGTTAAGTCGATTTTTCTTTGTGTTAAAAATACGTATTTCCCATACTTTTGAATAAAAGGCATACCTAATTTATTTCCTAAAAAGTATTGAATCGTCATTCCTACACTTGTCCCAATAAAGGAGAGAATGATTAAAATCGGTAAGCTTAAATCACCCTTATGTGCTAAAAATCCCGCATATGCTAATGTTGGCTCTCCCGGAAACGGAAGTGCAATATATTCTAACAGCAAACCAACAAGTACAACATAGTACCCGTATTGCTGAAATAATTCATGAATCCATTCCATGTCATCTCTCCTTTCAATCACGTACAACTTCTTACTATTATTGTATAAAAAAATTGTCGAAATAACTATCACAATAGCTTACATTTTTATTACATTTTTGTAAGGCTCACACTAAAACTTTCTTTTCTTTATTTCCTTCTATTTACTTTCATTCAAAAACAATTCAACAAATATATACCGTACGAAACTGAGGGCTTAATATGCATATTTTATCCATTTTTTAACACTTAAAAATCGTTATATTTTGTTCTTAATAAAAAACCACTACAAACTCATACGAACTTCATATTAGCTTCATATACGTATTGTAAGATTATATCGGAATTTGTTGAAAAATTTAACCAATAAATGACTAAGCATTAATTTGAATAAATATGAATAGCTTTTCGAAATTGAAAAAAGGGTGAATAAGAAATGGAAGCTTATAAAATGCACGATTTTATTAATACAAATGTTGAATCTCATCAAAATGAAACCGTTTTTAATTTACACATATGTGAAACAAGTGAATTTGACGTAAGTTTAACAAAATCTACTACACTATCTTTTATCGTTTCAAAAAAGAACATTAAAATTGTCACGAAAAAATGGATTAATTCAAATCAAGAAAGCATGATTGGCAAAAGCTATATCATTCCAACGAAAGCTTTTCACTACTTCTTACCAATTATTTCTGAAACTGAAGATGAATTAAATATTCAAGTTCAAAGCTTTGGACTACATGGTGAACTTTTATTAAATGAAAGATTACTTATTGATAAAAACAACAAATACAATGCCAAAATTACTACTTTCTTTGAAACATTAGATGAAAATGTAAATAAAGTATTACGAGGATTGCAAATTCATTGTATGTAAAACTACTACAATAGTAAAAAGGAGAATATAATGAAAAAACTATTATTAAGCGCACTATTATCATTAGGATTTTTAACTATTCCATTCACAAATGCTGAGGCAGCTACAACGAAAGATCAACTGATTGTAAACACTAAGTTAAATAAAATGGATTATTATCAAAACGGAAAATTCATAAAGAGTTTTACTGTCGCTACTGGAAAAGCAGCTACTCCTACACCTAAAGGTACTTTCCAAATCGTAAATAAAATTAAAAATCGTCCTTATTACACAGGCAAAATTAAAGGCGGAGATCCACGTAATCCACTTGGTGACCGTTGGCTCGGACTAAACATGGCAGGAACTTACGGAACAACTTATGCGATTCATGGTACGAACAATAATCAGGCCATTGGTAAGTGGACAACACTAGGTTGTATTCGTATGTATAACAATGATATACACTGGTTATTTGAGCGTATTCCCCAGCAAGCTACTGTCACTGTAAAATAACCTAAAAGCGCGATTTACGTGTAGCCAAGAATTTTATGTCTTGGCTTATTTTATTTCTTCATTTACAGTAGCAAAACAACTGTATTTACATATATAATGGGAATAGATTGTGTTAAATGAAATTAAAACATTGATAAACATGGATATTAAAATTATACAGTTATAATATTTTATAAATTTTACAATACATACTATAATAGAATTACTGTAATTCTTAAATATTCAGTTTCGCTAAACAACTCCCCTTGCTACTTTCATGATTATTTTATGGCGGGGGCTTATTATATGTATAAACAATCTGAGTCATCCGAAAAATGATGAATTCGAATATTGCAGTAAAAAGCGTTATTTAGGAGGTGTTACTATGACGCATATACTGGTGATTGAAGACAACCCAGATATACAAGAACTGATTCGTGAATTTTTAATGGCACAAAATTTTACCGTTGATGTCGTTGGCGCTGGAACAGAAGGTATACTTCTTT
This genomic interval carries:
- a CDS encoding YitT family protein, encoding MGQLGDADYVPDTAFLSFPAAKTFHLEFIIQLVVIFVASILYAISMNMFFIPHNMISGGFAGVGMIIGYLMHYNIGALIFLLNIPLLILSHFYLGKKTTFLTAYFVAVSSLAMNIIPVHQVSDDILLSSVFGGVICGAASGIIFRFASSTGGFDVVGLIVAKHRDISIGAIIFGFNLILLVAAGFIFGWDITLYTLISRFVVSKVIDAVHTKHIKLTIMTVTEKGEEIKSALLHHGIRGVTMVDAVGGYTNHKKKMIYTVVTRYELGEMKRIIRQVDNKAFMNITETVEIVGRFKRI
- a CDS encoding APC family permease, with translation MHHDEKNKIGLTVALSIVVGTIIGSGVFMKPGSVLDYSGSSNMAILAWVIGGLLTLASGLTVAEIGAQIPKNGGLYTYLEEIYGSFWGYLSGWMQTIVYGPAIIGTLGLYFSSLMINFFYLDKVWNLPIAIGTVVFLGVVNSMGTKYGGIVQTITTIGKMIPIVLIVVLGFWKGNSDIFNVVVPISENQSIGMAILATLFAYDGWILLASIGGEMKNPTKLLPKAMTVGILIVTAAYVLINLALLNVLPATQIVDLGENATATAAGMLLGEYGGKIISIGIIVSIFGCLNGKILTFPRIPMSMAERGQLPFAKFIAKESPRFKTPANAITVEIILGIILMIISDPNKLSEISVFIIYIFYVMTFIGVFILRKRNKNKERAYSVPLFPIVPIVAILGSFFVIGSAIINDPVSCFLSIGIVFTGLPVYWYLNKKNKTEVS
- a CDS encoding DUF3169 family protein, producing the protein MKSKRKKQFDFVGKMALSMIGGFLTSYIALNLLSDEPRKLSSNTFIGVCTLFGMIMMYYTWKNTRMLAEARDEEESVQGRKLGIISIYLRVGDIVTQAWFVYAVIACRRALLQDTNVSFAVWNLVASIVCLTIVVISGLITKNRYNKLYPEQGVTYMESMKMWTKNADEGLKHIVHEAGYKAYEFTNTILAYVWWAAVIYTAASDIDFVLIGLISFIWILHLGKFMYEMQRKMIY
- a CDS encoding MFS transporter; the protein is MGKDLNFRVYILAIAAFVVGTVELIIGGTLDLVANDLGVSISAAGQLITIFSVVFALSGPVLLALTGKFERKTLYVGALSIFLIGNIISAFSVNYGMLMFSRVICAASGSLIIALSVTLASSVVEPHFRARAIGIIFMGISGSLVLGVPLGLVLGNAYGWRAPFVLISILTVMAIACISLFLTKVPPTSVLSIREQIATLKDKKIVSAQLTSFLFLTGHLTLYAYLTPFLKDVMHVEANWISVFYFIFGIAAVLGGGLGGFLADKWGSKKSIISIIIVFACAIFLLPLMTFSFPLFIIMMGLWSMLSWAISPAQQNYLIEIAPESAGIQQSLNNSALHLGIALGSTVGGVVIEKSSVIYNAWVGGGFIILALLCAIFSITRGRSTQFAKEESIV
- a CDS encoding DUF3938 domain-containing protein — translated: MNQYIRYTIAVLFAIIGGTICFWTNTQLGENIIFNGIETLVSASILGGYIYFLFNPEENAQKTMLLTMIGIVGGCISYSMTNYTLPLQLSSAFFHGLWTWFIAFCLADVFNLLQDNEEDRGRQIESNS
- a CDS encoding DUF3985 family protein, translated to MEILTIILIVLLIYAVFKVAYVALKILAILLVIFLIVEFGSKLLGG
- a CDS encoding helix-turn-helix transcriptional regulator codes for the protein MKLQNRVRELRAKHRLSQGDLGKAIGSSRQTISLIERGDYAPSIVLSLKIAHIFNVPVEEIFTLVEGEEDDEE
- a CDS encoding membrane protein insertase YidC, coding for MLKSYRAALISLSVVLVFVLSGCSNAGTIDSHSTGIWNHYFVYPISYMIQFVAHHIPSGSFGIAIIIMTLVIRSAMIPLAVSQYRGQAKMKKMQPELQKLKKKHGDVSKDLEKQKQYQKEMSELMKSGGWNPLAGCWPLLIQMPIFSALYYAISRTEEIRTSTFLWVNLGHADPYHILPIIAALTTFIQMKIFQSNSTPGEQVQMLKIQQIMMPAMILFMGFAAPSGLVLYWITGNLFTMMQTIVLRKIMEREEVQLQNA
- a CDS encoding DUF3978 domain-containing protein — protein: MEAYKMHDFINTNVESHQNETVFNLHICETSEFDVSLTKSTTLSFIVSKKNIKIVTKKWINSNQESMIGKSYIIPTKAFHYFLPIISETEDELNIQVQSFGLHGELLLNERLLIDKNNKYNAKITTFFETLDENVNKVLRGLQIHCM
- a CDS encoding M50 family metallopeptidase, which codes for MTAALVLSILYGVIRTEKLEVMLDIWALFGIFLLVLAIHELGHVVFGLIGGLNFKFMTVGPITFQKEKGKVRIRENKLWMYFGGVAMLVPPSIETPNLSKKWAWLTLGGPITSLLFGITFGYIYMVSYYQYLLYFSVLHFVIFAATIVPIKGTFLSDGMQFLILIKDDEKAKQHLYNIQVSSELFSYKRPKDWDKRLIELSEEKLKENKSIRDIMSGLMLVFCARADQKGMERAIPYIEPIVQLPVTKENKYFVSSFHSWYLLYKSLYQLDSLSLQEAKEHGKAITKIDLHGYYRTQGIVKYVEGDMEASNVYMRKADKELKSAENSEMGYLQLEREWFEQLKERVSYDG
- a CDS encoding DedA family protein, with protein sequence MEWIHELFQQYGYYVVLVGLLLEYIALPFPGEPTLAYAGFLAHKGDLSLPILIILSFIGTSVGMTIQYFLGNKLGMPFIQKYGKYVFLTQRKIDLTRMWFDKYGYFLIFIGFFIPGVRHFTGYFAGIINLPFRRFAITIYSGALFWVSFFLIGGYWLGGNLHDIFGVLEGHIGKIIIGVIVIVAVTLGIRFRKQLKRVLLQNAS